The following proteins are co-located in the Polystyrenella longa genome:
- a CDS encoding 3-keto-disaccharide hydrolase, whose amino-acid sequence MYPWRLFSTLLITSSSLFAFNPMTLTAEETLSYESIREEAITPQGKKIDLFNGKNLDGLHTWLKESGHEDPKQVFGVTDGMLHITGDGLGAVLTDDNYKDYHVVLEFKWGPRTWGSRKERTRDSGLLFHCVGPDNSYSNTWPNSIESQIIEGGVGDVIVVRGTDADGKPMPISVIAEVSKDRDGESIWTKGGERKEFNSGRINWYGRDPDWEDVIDFRGDKDVDSPVGEWTRMDVICDGDHVLIKVNGVVVNELFDVSPSAGRLLVQTEMAELFVRRWELWPLGEAPEFNAADLKKDE is encoded by the coding sequence ATGTATCCATGGCGCTTGTTTTCCACGCTTCTAATTACTTCTTCCAGCCTATTTGCGTTCAATCCGATGACGCTGACCGCTGAGGAAACGTTGTCCTATGAGTCGATTCGTGAAGAAGCAATCACTCCGCAGGGCAAGAAAATTGATTTATTCAATGGGAAGAACCTGGATGGTTTGCACACCTGGTTGAAAGAGAGTGGTCACGAAGACCCGAAACAGGTTTTCGGAGTGACCGACGGAATGCTGCACATTACCGGTGATGGCCTTGGTGCTGTGCTCACAGATGATAATTACAAAGATTATCACGTTGTCCTCGAATTCAAATGGGGGCCTCGTACCTGGGGCAGTCGTAAAGAGAGAACTCGCGACTCCGGTTTACTGTTTCATTGCGTTGGGCCGGACAATAGCTACAGCAATACCTGGCCGAACTCCATTGAATCACAAATCATTGAAGGAGGGGTCGGGGACGTGATCGTCGTTCGTGGTACTGATGCCGATGGCAAACCGATGCCGATTTCAGTCATTGCTGAAGTCTCAAAAGATCGCGATGGCGAGAGTATCTGGACTAAAGGTGGAGAACGCAAAGAGTTCAACAGTGGTCGAATTAACTGGTATGGCCGTGACCCGGACTGGGAAGATGTAATCGATTTCCGTGGTGACAAAGATGTCGACAGTCCTGTTGGCGAATGGACGCGAATGGATGTCATCTGTGACGGCGATCATGTTCTGATTAAAGTGAATGGTGTTGTCGTAAATGAGTTATTCGATGTCTCCCCGTCCGCAGGCCGGTTGTTGGTTCAAACCGAAATGGCGGAACTGTTTGTTCGTCGGTGGGAACTATGGCCCCTTGGTGAAGCTCCCGAATTTAATGCCGCCGATTTGAAAAAAGACGAATAG
- a CDS encoding peptide chain release factor family protein, producing MHPAELSPDQLLKECRVTRTRRSGPGGQHRNKVETAIVLDHLPTGLQAEANEERSQPANQRKALKRLRLKLAVEIRQPERLDQIPSQFWKNRFPTGRLQISAKHEEFPVVLAEALDALQGNDYEVNRAAIQLGCSGSQLTKLLKQEQTAWVEVNRIRSELGYHKLK from the coding sequence ATGCACCCCGCCGAACTTTCGCCTGATCAACTGCTAAAAGAGTGTCGCGTCACCCGGACTCGACGCTCTGGACCGGGCGGGCAACATCGCAATAAGGTAGAAACAGCCATCGTCCTGGATCATCTCCCTACTGGCCTTCAAGCGGAAGCGAATGAAGAACGCAGCCAACCCGCTAATCAACGCAAAGCATTAAAACGGCTGCGTTTGAAACTGGCAGTCGAGATCCGCCAACCGGAACGCCTTGATCAAATTCCCAGCCAATTCTGGAAAAATCGTTTTCCCACCGGGCGTTTGCAGATCAGTGCGAAACATGAAGAATTCCCCGTCGTTCTGGCTGAAGCGCTCGATGCTCTGCAAGGTAACGACTACGAAGTCAACCGCGCAGCAATACAACTTGGATGCTCGGGTTCCCAGCTGACGAAACTGCTGAAACAGGAACAAACGGCCTGGGTAGAGGTCAATCGCATTCGCTCAGAACTCGGTTACCATAAACTGAAATAA
- a CDS encoding DUF58 domain-containing protein, translating to MRFGQYRDQQQNPRQRVWHLTIGFLLVLTGSLLIWANLQLKLLAAGNGLLTLVFSTFVMILLLGGAYLFLQAWQAQKATLKKVRLNRQRVRLTPQGMTLTVMMLVFLIASMLSHSNMMVLMFSFIAGAIVVNGTLGMTMVRNASVKRRVPAGVMAGEKIAVNIEYTNKSRFRSAWVMVVRDTINHQTESLQAEVLIARIMPQKTASAYYDFRPMRRGIYRFGPLEVLTSSPLGMVERGHIFDLEDKLAVYPRTGKLTSIWKKERSHAAELVQQKQTRKGVFDDEYHSMREYRPGDNPRAIHWRTSARRNEVIVREFHQSRDDDVLLMVDLWLPKNPTEHHLELTETAVSFAATVSLEQMQKSRDFQFTLLINGSTMSSWSGRSSPMATEEALNALALAEGGRECELSDWMEEACQYRSPSTSLILATSRPESELQTLHLLLEAALEEPLLNVTIVSVDSKKFSNFFLLPDFD from the coding sequence ATGCGTTTCGGCCAGTATCGGGATCAACAGCAGAACCCGCGGCAACGAGTGTGGCATCTGACCATTGGATTCCTTCTGGTTCTAACGGGCAGCCTGCTGATATGGGCCAACCTCCAATTAAAATTGCTGGCAGCAGGGAACGGCTTATTAACGCTGGTCTTCTCAACATTTGTCATGATTCTCTTGCTCGGCGGAGCGTACCTGTTTCTGCAGGCTTGGCAGGCTCAAAAAGCGACGCTGAAAAAAGTCCGTTTAAATCGACAACGCGTTCGCCTGACGCCTCAGGGGATGACGCTAACCGTCATGATGCTCGTCTTTCTGATCGCCTCCATGCTCAGTCATTCTAATATGATGGTGCTCATGTTCTCGTTTATCGCTGGGGCGATTGTTGTAAATGGAACGCTTGGGATGACGATGGTTCGTAATGCGTCTGTGAAAAGACGTGTTCCCGCCGGAGTCATGGCGGGAGAGAAAATTGCCGTCAACATCGAATATACGAACAAGAGTCGGTTTCGTTCGGCATGGGTCATGGTAGTGCGCGACACAATTAACCATCAAACCGAGTCGCTTCAGGCGGAAGTCTTAATTGCAAGGATCATGCCGCAAAAGACCGCATCGGCCTATTATGATTTTCGACCGATGCGCCGGGGAATATACCGTTTCGGTCCTCTGGAGGTATTAACCAGTTCCCCTCTGGGGATGGTCGAACGGGGTCACATTTTCGACTTGGAGGATAAACTTGCTGTCTATCCACGTACTGGAAAACTGACGAGCATTTGGAAAAAAGAACGGTCTCATGCTGCAGAACTGGTTCAACAGAAGCAAACACGCAAGGGTGTGTTCGATGATGAATATCATTCCATGCGTGAGTACCGCCCGGGCGATAATCCCCGAGCGATTCACTGGAGAACTTCGGCACGCCGTAATGAAGTGATTGTCCGTGAATTTCACCAGAGTCGTGATGACGATGTGCTATTGATGGTCGATCTGTGGTTGCCCAAAAACCCGACGGAACATCATTTGGAGTTGACGGAAACAGCAGTCAGTTTCGCCGCCACAGTTAGCCTTGAACAAATGCAGAAGAGTCGAGACTTTCAATTCACCTTGTTGATTAATGGATCGACGATGAGTAGTTGGTCGGGGCGATCAAGTCCGATGGCAACGGAGGAAGCACTGAACGCGTTGGCATTGGCCGAGGGGGGCCGGGAATGTGAACTATCCGACTGGATGGAGGAAGCGTGTCAGTACCGTTCACCATCGACCAGCCTGATTCTCGCAACAAGTCGTCCCGAATCAGAGTTACAGACGTTGCATCTGTTGCTAGAAGCCGCCTTGGAAGAGCCTCTGTTAAATGTGACCATAGTCAGCGTTGACTCGAAGAAGTTTAGTAATTTCTTTCTGCTCCCAGATTTCGATTAA
- a CDS encoding transglutaminase TgpA family protein — protein MNSTTVFKLSVYGFLAYSAFMLCVAQNSIFPQGILLVLVPLAYYLSERRRILILPTWAANTLGVIAFLFASLEFQGIVVPFGGLGQQYFEDFQIRAGTNLIVYLSCIVLFMEKRTSYYWGILIFGVLLVALGCIFTKSTEYSLLLLVFMISGLWTLFNFMIYEAQLQHYELSFSGLHGLTHPSTTVKPELPASRFQQPSTIKGTIKFEEGSSWFTRSLLFGFLMMCILTFFVAIFFYIFIPRTWIGDFAKNLNTPQNQRLKTGFNDNVKLGRMGSLLSSSELVMEFDLEDENGKEVDLYEYIGQLGYDVPYFRGNVLTLYENETWKVARPDMLRADFRAWNLTKYVKQNIRMVSAPTGHLFAIYPASQFDTMLEINRVPNFNFESNLWSLDQGFSDEFNLEVTLFPVKEIREFLHTDFERPFIWQLKPNINELKEITRRESLAVPPGLEELQKVARDISIKSLERQGIASPAETLLSNTHPEVRLKVVDDLTEYLKSEKNFTYSTELSITDPAVDPVVDFLINTKRGHCEYFASALTLMCRSVGIPARLVTGFKGASKNNFNNMYSVQQKDAHAWVEVHVPSATMQRWYVFDPTPGERELNRDSSDRSGTTFADIKDAISSFWRTYVVNFTAQQQFNTVIKPIAEKVTELWQLLKERGIWELIKEVASTLLDPSYWFSRFGLMVFGVITIVVILARRYLRPILERIRRLWSKETENGFRRRQTVYFNERFKQICKKRGLVKSNNQTDQEFAKHVQEFWNAYLAPHGLQNFPSQLTNWYYQIRFGNRQPTTAELEPLNSMLELFEQEVKKIPQQSLRGTS, from the coding sequence TTGAATTCAACGACTGTTTTCAAATTGAGTGTATATGGATTTCTCGCTTACAGTGCGTTCATGCTTTGCGTCGCACAGAATTCGATTTTTCCGCAAGGGATTCTGCTGGTATTAGTTCCACTCGCTTATTATCTCAGCGAACGTCGGAGGATCTTGATCCTACCAACCTGGGCCGCGAACACACTCGGTGTCATCGCCTTCCTGTTTGCCTCTTTAGAGTTTCAGGGAATTGTTGTTCCATTCGGTGGGTTGGGACAACAGTATTTTGAAGACTTTCAAATCCGGGCAGGCACAAATCTCATTGTTTACCTGAGCTGCATCGTTTTGTTTATGGAAAAACGAACGAGTTACTACTGGGGAATTCTCATCTTCGGAGTGCTTCTAGTGGCGCTAGGCTGCATATTTACGAAGTCGACAGAATACAGCCTGCTCCTCCTAGTCTTCATGATATCAGGATTATGGACACTCTTCAATTTCATGATCTACGAAGCTCAATTGCAACATTACGAATTGAGTTTTTCCGGCCTACATGGACTGACCCACCCTTCAACGACCGTAAAACCGGAATTGCCTGCATCTCGTTTCCAACAACCGAGCACGATCAAAGGAACGATTAAATTCGAAGAGGGTTCCAGCTGGTTCACCAGAAGTCTACTGTTTGGTTTTTTAATGATGTGCATTCTGACATTTTTTGTGGCAATCTTTTTTTACATTTTCATCCCACGCACCTGGATTGGAGACTTTGCCAAGAATTTAAATACCCCGCAGAATCAACGGCTCAAAACTGGCTTCAACGATAATGTCAAACTTGGCCGAATGGGATCACTGCTCTCCAGCTCAGAATTGGTAATGGAATTCGACCTGGAAGATGAAAATGGAAAAGAAGTCGATCTTTACGAATATATTGGCCAGTTGGGATACGATGTACCCTATTTTCGGGGGAATGTATTGACGCTTTATGAAAATGAAACCTGGAAAGTCGCACGTCCGGATATGCTACGAGCCGACTTTAGGGCTTGGAATCTGACTAAGTACGTCAAACAGAACATCCGAATGGTAAGTGCACCTACCGGTCATTTATTTGCAATATATCCTGCATCTCAATTCGATACGATGTTAGAAATCAACCGCGTTCCGAATTTTAACTTTGAGTCCAATCTCTGGAGCCTCGATCAAGGGTTTTCAGATGAATTCAATCTCGAAGTGACACTGTTTCCGGTAAAAGAAATTCGAGAGTTTTTACATACTGACTTCGAACGGCCTTTCATTTGGCAGTTAAAGCCAAACATCAACGAACTTAAAGAGATAACCAGGCGAGAATCGCTTGCAGTCCCGCCGGGACTTGAAGAACTACAGAAAGTCGCTAGGGACATCAGCATTAAAAGCCTGGAACGTCAGGGAATCGCCTCCCCCGCTGAAACATTACTATCCAATACTCACCCTGAAGTCAGACTTAAAGTCGTCGATGATCTTACGGAGTACCTTAAAAGTGAAAAGAATTTCACTTACTCCACGGAGTTGTCCATAACAGATCCAGCGGTTGATCCTGTTGTTGATTTCTTGATCAATACTAAACGGGGACATTGCGAATACTTTGCGTCAGCGTTGACATTGATGTGTCGTTCTGTAGGCATTCCAGCGAGACTCGTCACTGGTTTCAAAGGGGCTTCGAAGAACAATTTCAACAATATGTACTCTGTCCAACAAAAAGACGCACATGCATGGGTCGAAGTCCATGTCCCCTCGGCTACAATGCAACGTTGGTACGTATTCGACCCGACACCTGGCGAAAGGGAGTTAAACCGAGACAGTTCCGATCGTTCAGGAACCACGTTTGCCGATATCAAAGATGCAATTTCTTCTTTCTGGCGAACTTACGTCGTCAACTTTACGGCTCAGCAACAGTTCAACACCGTCATTAAACCAATCGCTGAAAAGGTGACGGAACTTTGGCAACTCCTGAAAGAACGTGGTATTTGGGAACTGATCAAAGAAGTTGCCAGTACACTATTGGACCCTTCCTACTGGTTCAGTCGATTCGGGCTGATGGTATTTGGGGTTATCACTATCGTGGTGATTCTGGCAAGGCGGTATTTACGGCCAATACTGGAGCGAATACGACGACTTTGGAGTAAAGAAACTGAGAACGGTTTCCGTCGACGTCAAACCGTTTATTTTAATGAACGGTTCAAGCAGATTTGCAAGAAGCGGGGTCTGGTCAAATCAAATAACCAGACTGATCAGGAATTCGCCAAGCATGTTCAGGAATTCTGGAATGCGTACTTGGCCCCCCATGGACTGCAGAATTTCCCATCGCAGTTGACGAACTGGTATTACCAGATCCGCTTCGGCAATCGACAGCCTACGACGGCGGAACTGGAACCGCTGAACAGCATGCTGGAGCTTTTCGAGCAGGAGGTCAAAAAGATACCTCAACAATCCTTACGAGGGACAAGCTAG
- the surE gene encoding 5'/3'-nucleotidase SurE yields the protein MHILLTNDDGIYAPGLAALKESLAPLGKVTVVAPAAEQSGVGLSITYRHPLMAREEYIHGESFGYAVYGSPADCVKMGVLEFCGERPDLIVSGINSGANIGINVLYSGTVAAAIEGAFFGITSIAVSQSMMTAPDYDKTAERAAEVIQQLLDHEPETGSLWNLNFPHESEEGPKGLKVVSIGCNRQEERLEKRTDPRGKPYYWCGLEPISGHSKDPGSDIEGIQDGYATLSPLHFDLTETKRLEEYRQKSFAI from the coding sequence ATGCACATCCTGTTGACGAATGATGATGGAATATATGCACCCGGACTGGCGGCTCTCAAGGAGAGTCTGGCTCCGCTTGGTAAAGTGACGGTCGTCGCACCTGCTGCTGAACAGAGCGGTGTCGGATTGAGTATTACTTATCGACATCCCTTGATGGCTCGCGAGGAATATATCCATGGAGAATCGTTTGGGTACGCCGTCTACGGCAGCCCGGCCGACTGTGTGAAAATGGGTGTACTGGAATTTTGCGGAGAACGTCCTGATTTGATCGTAAGTGGAATCAATTCGGGGGCGAATATCGGAATTAATGTTCTGTATTCAGGAACAGTTGCGGCTGCGATTGAAGGTGCTTTTTTCGGTATTACCTCGATTGCCGTTTCTCAATCCATGATGACCGCTCCTGATTATGACAAAACGGCAGAACGGGCAGCGGAAGTGATTCAGCAATTGCTTGACCATGAACCTGAGACAGGCTCACTTTGGAATCTCAATTTTCCACACGAGTCGGAGGAAGGTCCCAAAGGCCTGAAGGTAGTTTCGATCGGTTGCAACCGTCAGGAAGAACGTCTGGAAAAACGGACCGATCCACGCGGTAAACCGTATTACTGGTGCGGGTTGGAGCCTATTAGTGGTCACAGTAAGGACCCCGGGTCCGATATAGAGGGAATTCAGGATGGATACGCAACATTATCGCCCCTCCATTTTGATTTGACCGAAACAAAACGGTTGGAAGAGTACCGTCAGAAATCGTTTGCAATCTAA
- the mutY gene encoding A/G-specific adenine glycosylase encodes MDEFNWQRMRRRTRSWFQKHQRATLPWRESQNPYYIWVSEIMLQQTTVATVRSYFERFIKAFPTVHDLAKAEEAAVLKLWEGLGYYSRARNLRKAAQQLVEESDGVFPSEPQDLQKLPGIGRYTAGAIASIAFNLRAPIVEANTLRLYSRLLAYKGDPRSKAGQDLLWKFAEDVLPNKDVGNFNLAMMDIGSLVCKPVAPNCPGCPLQMDCRAFARKQQHEIPMKPVKPEITYTMDGAVVLWKEGRLALRQYAPGERWVGLWDFPRFSLDEGLKQAGIERTDGHIGHLDVSQTRKLLDVVEQEFLQRFDLTIRADELLTRMKHTVTRYRIQLMCVEAQVDTRDLEKEDDLTWILPEQLEQYPFSTTGRKLASLIEKRQGDKFLFD; translated from the coding sequence ATGGATGAATTTAACTGGCAACGGATGCGACGAAGGACGCGGAGTTGGTTTCAAAAGCACCAACGGGCGACTTTGCCGTGGCGTGAATCTCAAAACCCCTACTATATATGGGTCAGCGAGATCATGTTACAGCAGACGACAGTCGCAACCGTTCGCTCTTACTTTGAACGGTTCATCAAAGCCTTCCCCACTGTCCACGACCTGGCCAAAGCCGAGGAAGCCGCCGTTCTAAAACTGTGGGAAGGTCTCGGTTATTACAGTCGAGCCCGCAACTTACGTAAAGCGGCACAACAACTGGTGGAAGAATCAGATGGCGTATTCCCATCTGAGCCTCAGGACCTTCAGAAGCTTCCCGGTATAGGAAGATACACGGCGGGAGCGATCGCTTCGATCGCTTTTAACCTGCGGGCACCGATTGTGGAGGCAAACACGCTCCGGCTCTACAGTCGACTACTCGCTTATAAGGGAGATCCCCGCAGCAAAGCTGGTCAGGACTTGCTCTGGAAGTTCGCCGAAGATGTTTTGCCGAACAAAGATGTCGGCAACTTTAATCTCGCGATGATGGATATCGGTTCGCTGGTCTGCAAACCGGTTGCCCCAAATTGCCCGGGATGTCCACTGCAAATGGATTGTCGTGCCTTTGCCCGAAAGCAGCAGCATGAAATCCCTATGAAGCCGGTCAAGCCGGAAATCACATACACGATGGATGGTGCCGTCGTGCTCTGGAAAGAAGGTCGACTCGCGTTACGGCAATATGCTCCCGGCGAGCGGTGGGTTGGACTGTGGGATTTTCCAAGGTTCTCTTTAGATGAGGGGCTGAAGCAAGCTGGCATCGAACGGACCGATGGGCATATTGGCCATCTCGATGTGAGCCAGACACGCAAACTCCTCGACGTCGTGGAACAGGAATTCCTACAGAGATTTGACCTGACGATACGCGCTGACGAACTATTAACGCGAATGAAGCATACAGTCACCCGATATCGCATTCAATTAATGTGCGTCGAAGCGCAGGTCGACACTCGCGATCTCGAAAAAGAGGACGATTTGACCTGGATTCTCCCCGAGCAACTGGAGCAATATCCATTTTCAACGACAGGCCGTAAACTGGCGAGCCTTATCGAGAAACGGCAAGGGGACAAGTTTCTCTTCGATTAA
- a CDS encoding protein kinase domain-containing protein, translating into MPNLSSDNSDDSQHGLIPVAQETPSAQNGAATDVPSSDTVIQDEPAQDRGRQLSVLQHQVPAEVPGYQIIQCLGEGAFGSVWHAVEQNTGKQVAIKFYSHRRSLDWSLFNREVEKLAALYTSRRIVGLIGVGWDHDPPYYVMEYLKNGSLAAFLSDGPLPVNESVRIITAVVHGLLHAHGSGILHCDLKPANILLDTDEEPRLCDFGQSRLSDEQLPALGTLFYMAPEQADLKAIPDARWDVYAIGALLYHMLCGSPPYQSAEAFKQINMAENLEERLMRYRELLRSSPPPLAHRKIKGIDRPLIEILDRCLELNPKRRYANVQSVLDALQSREKWRARKPFILMGVIAPLLFLAAMWPIATNAVREAVDSAQSNLIDRAVESDLLTARVLANSLADELEFRKNEFQRISRDPQLLQALEEAAAENWEGFDDPDPGKQPRFTNILNEFKELNDLERTQQGVKKDTSWFITDVRGKQVWRSPDGKYIGRNYAWRDYFHGLGRDFIENSDEHNPDKIQPISEPHISIPFKSTETQRYMLAITVPVINADKETIGVLARTTQLGNLLEKYEKHLDTQHDPQLNVDRTIALYERTSGVVLDHPVLSSPNIPKSLLATEFIVAPDVQSKFQELGTDSDLSRREAEREMHFRDPMAPSKPEQFEGEWLAAFALVPNANWVAVVQEQREAALEPVDDMRNGLVKRGTIALLVAASLIGMFWYFLRRMVRDRRESKRQSRKDGPHPGSLSSTGTS; encoded by the coding sequence ATGCCTAACCTTTCTTCCGACAATTCAGATGACTCCCAGCACGGATTGATCCCTGTTGCTCAAGAGACTCCCTCGGCCCAGAATGGCGCTGCCACCGACGTCCCTTCCTCCGATACAGTTATTCAGGATGAACCCGCCCAGGATCGAGGTCGCCAGTTAAGCGTGCTTCAGCATCAAGTCCCGGCGGAGGTACCTGGCTATCAAATCATCCAATGTCTAGGAGAAGGCGCCTTTGGATCGGTCTGGCATGCGGTTGAACAGAATACGGGCAAACAAGTTGCAATCAAGTTTTACTCCCACAGGCGTTCGCTCGACTGGTCCCTGTTCAATCGAGAAGTTGAAAAGCTGGCGGCCCTGTATACATCACGGCGAATTGTTGGTTTGATTGGAGTTGGTTGGGATCATGACCCTCCTTACTACGTGATGGAGTATTTGAAAAACGGATCTCTAGCCGCTTTTCTGTCTGATGGCCCCCTTCCGGTTAACGAGTCAGTCCGCATCATCACGGCGGTCGTCCATGGTTTGCTCCATGCTCATGGTAGTGGAATTCTGCATTGCGATTTAAAACCAGCGAATATTTTGCTGGATACCGACGAAGAACCCCGGTTATGCGACTTCGGTCAATCGCGTCTGTCGGACGAACAGTTGCCAGCCTTGGGAACATTGTTTTATATGGCTCCTGAGCAGGCGGACCTGAAAGCGATTCCCGATGCACGTTGGGACGTTTACGCCATTGGAGCCTTACTGTATCACATGCTGTGCGGTTCACCTCCTTATCAATCTGCCGAGGCTTTCAAACAGATCAACATGGCGGAGAATCTGGAAGAACGCCTGATGCGTTACCGGGAACTTCTGCGTTCATCCCCTCCTCCGCTGGCTCATCGAAAGATCAAAGGAATTGATCGACCTCTGATCGAAATCCTCGACCGTTGTCTCGAACTCAACCCCAAACGCCGTTACGCCAATGTGCAATCGGTACTCGACGCATTGCAGAGCCGCGAGAAATGGCGCGCCCGAAAACCGTTCATTCTTATGGGGGTGATCGCTCCTCTCTTGTTTCTCGCCGCGATGTGGCCCATTGCCACCAATGCTGTTCGAGAAGCGGTCGATTCTGCGCAGAGCAATCTGATTGATCGAGCCGTTGAAAGTGATTTACTCACTGCCCGCGTGTTAGCGAACAGTCTTGCCGATGAACTTGAATTCCGAAAAAATGAATTTCAACGGATCTCCCGGGATCCCCAATTGCTGCAAGCTCTCGAAGAAGCTGCAGCAGAGAACTGGGAAGGCTTTGATGACCCTGATCCTGGCAAGCAGCCCAGGTTCACAAATATCCTCAATGAATTTAAGGAACTGAATGATCTTGAACGAACGCAACAGGGAGTAAAAAAAGATACATCCTGGTTCATCACTGACGTTCGCGGCAAGCAGGTTTGGCGAAGTCCAGACGGGAAGTACATTGGACGAAATTACGCGTGGCGAGATTATTTCCACGGGCTGGGTCGAGACTTTATAGAAAACTCAGACGAACATAATCCGGATAAGATTCAGCCGATCAGCGAACCTCACATTTCGATTCCTTTCAAGAGTACTGAAACTCAACGGTACATGCTGGCGATTACAGTCCCCGTAATTAATGCGGACAAAGAAACGATCGGCGTGCTTGCCAGAACAACTCAACTGGGCAATCTTCTGGAAAAATACGAAAAGCATCTGGATACACAACACGATCCTCAGTTGAATGTCGACCGCACAATCGCCTTGTATGAACGAACCAGCGGTGTTGTCCTGGACCATCCCGTATTGAGTTCACCGAACATACCGAAATCGCTGTTAGCGACAGAATTTATAGTCGCTCCCGATGTTCAGTCGAAGTTTCAAGAACTCGGCACCGATAGCGACCTGTCTCGTCGAGAAGCAGAACGTGAAATGCACTTCCGAGACCCGATGGCTCCCAGTAAACCAGAACAGTTTGAAGGGGAGTGGCTGGCTGCTTTTGCACTGGTTCCGAATGCCAACTGGGTTGCGGTCGTTCAGGAACAACGAGAGGCCGCACTAGAGCCCGTCGACGATATGCGAAATGGATTAGTCAAAAGGGGGACCATTGCTCTTTTGGTGGCCGCTTCGTTAATTGGCATGTTCTGGTATTTCCTGAGACGGATGGTTCGGGATCGCCGGGAATCCAAACGGCAAAGTCGCAAAGATGGCCCTCATCCAGGTTCGCTCTCTTCAACTGGAACGAGTTAA